The following DNA comes from Spirulina major PCC 6313.
CATTAGTGCCCTTGAACAAATCAATCGCACTCTCTTTCAAATTGTGGATCGAGGACAAACTGATTTAGCGATTGAGACGTGGAAAACTCAAAGGGGACGAGAGCAAATTGAAGCCATTAGCCGTAGTCTTGAAGACTTCAATAGTCGTGAAGAAGCGATCGTTGATGCCAATATGACCCAACAACGGGAAACTTTAAATTTCCTGTTATGGGTGGTGGTGCTCTCGGCGATCATGTCGATTTTAATCGCTTCAGGGGCAGCCTCTTGGATCATCTACAACATTACCAAACGGCTGAATGATGCGGCGAATAGTCTCGCCTCTTCCACCACGGAAATTGCCTCCACCGTGGAGCAACAGGAGCGCACCGCCAGTCAACAGGCGGCATCGGTGAGCGAAACCACCACCACCATGGATGAATTAGGGGCATCGTCGCGGCAATCCTCGCAACAGGCCGAAGCCGCCACCGATGCCGCCCAACGTGCTCTCCATCTCAGTGATGGGGGAACCCAAGCGGTGGATCAAACCTTAGCGGGGATTACGGTGCTGCGGGATAAGGTGAGTGCGATCGCCGAACAAATCCTCCACCTCAGCGAACAAACCGGCCAAATCGGCAACATCTCCCAACTCGTCTCCGACCTCGCCAACCAAACCAACATGCTCGCCCTTAATGCCGCCGTCGAAGCCGTCCGCGCTGGCGAACATGGTAAAGGCTTCTCCGTCGTCGCCTCAGAAATCCGCAAACTCGCCGACCAAAGCAAACAATCTGCCCAAAAAATCAACGACCTCGTCACCGACATTCAACACGCGATCAACTCCACCGTCATGGTCACCGATGAAGGCACAAAAACCGTTGAAGTGAGTGTACAAAGCACCCAAAAAACCGCCGATGCCTTTGCCGGGGTCGCCGATGCTGTGAATAATGTGGTGCTCAACAATCAACAAATTTCCCTCAACATCAAACAACAGTCCACCGCCATCGAACAGGTCGTCCAAGCGATGAACAGCATCAACCAAGGGGCGAAAGAAACCGCCAACGGTATCCGCCAAACCAAAACCGGCACCGAGCAACTTAAGCAAGCCGCTCAACTCCTCAAAGAAATGGTCTAGTGGGCAGTCAGATATTTATTGACGGGCAGCCAACGTTCACAATTCTTGCCTGGAGGATTTTTCAGGAATAATTTACCCGTCATTAGTTTTTGACTCAGCACTAGGCTGGGTATGGGGCGGAACGTGACATACTCCCGACGCTCATGCTACGCATAGAGCGCGGGCTTCTCCATCCCGTTACCGAGACTTCGCGTTTTTGACTCAACAGGGGCATGATTTGAAATTTAGCCTCTGTACACCAAAATCACGAAGGTTGAGGATCACTGTGGATTCAGTGACCCTCTGTAGTGCGAGCTTCTAGCTCGCTAAGAATTACTTGTTGATTCACTTCGCTGTCTGGCAGTCTCACGGATTATGACCACTGTTCCATGGCGTTGCCCTTTGCCTCATGGGGATATTCTCCCATTACCGATCGCATCCCTTCGAGGGTGGACACGATGCTGCTGGGGTCCATGAACATGATTTTGCTGCTTTCGCTGCTGCCGACGATTTTACCCATGGTGAGGTAGTCTTGGGCGAGGATGAATTGCAGGGCATCGCGGGCGTTGGGGTCACTGCGCAGCTTGGTGATAATGATGTCCATGGCTTTAGCGGTGGCTTGGGCCTTGAGGACTTCTTTTTGGGCATCGGCCTCGGCGTTGAGGACTGCTGCTTTTTTCTGGGCTTCGGCATCGAGGAGGAGGGCTTCGGCTTTCCCTTGGGCGGAGTTAATGGCGGCATCGCGATCGCCCTCTGAAGTCAGCACTGAAGCTCGCTTCCGGCGTTCGGCGGCCATTTGTAATTCCATGGAATCTTGCACCGCTTTAGAAGGGGTGATGTCCCGCAGTTCTACCCGTAGCACTTTCACGCCCCAGGGGTCGGTGGAAATGTCTAGTTCTCGCAGCAGGATTTCATTGATTTCGCTGCGGGCGGTGAAGGTTTGGTCGAGTTCGAGTTTGCCCATTTCGGAGCGAATTTGCGTTAAGACTAGGTTTGCCATCGCTTTATGGAGATTTTCAACGCGATAGTAGGCCTTTTCCATATTGACGATTTTCCAGTAGACGACGGCATCGGCGCTGATCGAAACGTTGTCTTTAGTGATGCAGGATTGGGGCGGAATATCGAGCACTTTTTCGCGGGTGGTTTCTTGGTAGACCACTTTGTCGATGAAGGGCATCATGAAGTTGAGGCCGGGGGTGAGTTTGCGTTTGTAACTCCCTAGGCTCTCGACGAGGGCTTCATGTTTTTCGTTGACAATGCGCACAGACCCCGCGACGGTGGAGCCGCCAAGGGCAAGGGCTAGGAGTAAAAGGAAGGTGGGCATTCAGGTCAAGCCTCTCAAAAATTAGGGGTATTTGCGGATAAACTACACCGCATCAGGGCTGGATCACGGACGTGGGCAGGATGATCAGGGTGTTGCCTTCCCGTCGGAGGATGAAGACTTTGGTGTTGGGAGGAATGGCGATCGCCTCATCTTCACACCGCGCTTGCCAAGAGTTCCCGTCACACAGCACCCGTCCGGCTTCACCGGGGGGAATTTCCGTGAGGGTGCGGCCATCGCGAGACTCTTCGAGCACCAGGCGCGATCGCTGTTTCGGGGTGAACATCCGCCGGGAGAGCAGAATTCCCGCCGTGGTCAATGCCAGCCATGTCAAGATTTGGAGGCCAAACACCGGCACCACCAGGGACATCACCCCCACTAACAGGGCCGCCACCCCCATCATGAATTCGATAAATGCCGTCGGAAAAAACAGTTCCATCAGACATAAAATTGCCCCAGCTAGTAACCAAAGCAGAGTCAGACTAAACATCAGTTGAAAATGTCACGTTGCGATCGCCTCATCATTCCAATCCACCGTGGCTAGACAAGACCCAATGATTAGGGCAAGCTAATTTGAGTACAGCGATCGTGGAGTTTGTGCTTTCCATCTTAGCCACTGTTTCCGACACCTTCGGTGTCATTTAACCTTTCATTATCTTTCGTGATCTCAGCGTCCCCTATGACCCGTTCATCGCTTTCTCCCCATCCTTATCTCTGGGCAGTGGGGCCAGTGGCTGGCAAGCTCACCGCACCCAATGTAGTCGAAGGACGGTATAAGGTCATCCTGCCCCATATTTGGCAAGATATTTACCCCGAACAACGCCCCACCTTGCCCGACCCGATCCCCGCTTCGGTGCTGCCCTACCTGAAGCTGCATCCCCTGCGTCTCTACTTACCGGAGGTCTACGGAACCTGTCAAGTGGGCGGCCAAACGGTGCTCTTGCTTCACCATGGCGCGATCGATCGCCACGGTCAACCCTTGCCGAGTTTGCGCAGTGCTTGGCCCACGGCTCACCCCTTGCGCCAAGGCGAATGGGTGTGGCAGGCGCTGTCGTTGTGGTCGGCCTTGGCGGTGCAGGGGGTGGCGGCGAGTGTCGTGGATTTGGATAATCTTTGTGTGGAGGGGGGACGGCTGCGGCTTCAGGGGTTAATTCCCAAAACGGCCACCCTAGGGGATTGGGCCGAGGCCTGGTCAACGCTCCTGACGACGGCCCAGGCGGCGATCGCGCCGCCCCTCGAAAATATTTTCACCATCCTTGCCCAGCCTAACCCTTCCCTCCCCGTCGCCCAAACCGCCCTCAATCAACTCCTGATCGAACAGGCGGCCGAGCTTCCCCTCTCGATCCAGGTGGCCAGTGCCACCGATCCCGGTACTCCCGATCGCATCAATGAAGACCGCTACTATCCCACCGCTGGGGAAATTAAAGGGCAGAATCATGATCATCTCCTGCTGGTCTGTGATGGCATTGGCGGCCATGATGGGGGTGCGATCGCCAGTCAAATGGCCGTCCAATCCCTCCGCCTCCAGGTACAAGCCCTGCTCCAGGAAATTGTGGAAGACCCCGAAATCATGGCCCCCGATGTGGTGGCGGATCAACTCACCACCCTGATTCGCATTGCCAATAATGTGATCTGTAGCCGCAATGATCAGCAAGGCCGAGCAGCCCGCCAACGCATGGCCACCACCCTCACCCTCGCCCTACAACTGCCCCAACAGATCGACACCCCCGACCGGCGCGGCACCAGCCATGAACTCTATCTCGCCCATGTGGGGGATAGTCGCGCCTACTGGATCACCGAGCAAGCCTGTCATTGTCTGACGGTGGATGATGATATTGCCGGGCGCGAGATTCGCCTGGGGCGGAGTTTTCCCGTTGAGGCCTGGCATCGACCCGATGCGGGGGCCCTCACCCAAGCCTTGGGAACCCGTCCGGCGGACAAGATTCACCCGACGATTCAACGATTTTTGATTGATGAAGATGGGATTTTGTTGCTCTGTTCCGATGGGTTGAGCGATCGCCGTTTGGTGGAACGTTGTTGGCGCGATGTGGTGCCAGCGGTGTTAGAGGGGGAAATGAGTCTCAAGGCCGCCGTAGACTTTTGGCTGCAATTGGGGCGGCAGCGCAACGGTCACGATAATGTCACCGTAGTAGCGGCGCTCTATCGGGTCACGGAGTCAGAAGCGATCGCCCCCGACCCCAGCCCCGCAACCCCAGCCCCCGATTTTCCCGCTGAACTCAACCCAGCCGCCTGGGAGATTCCCCCCCACAGTGCCACTGAGGGTGAAACCGAGCATCCGGCCGAACCTGTGCCACCTGATGCGTTCGTTCCTGATCTCCAGGCTGCGGGCGATTCATTCAATTCGATGGAAGAACTGAGGGTGGCCCTTGATGAACCTGCCCTGCCTGCGGCCATGCCTGACGAGCACTCCCCTGAACCGCCCCCCGCGGCCGCTTCGCCGTCACCCTCCCCTCATTATCCCTTTGCCTCCCCGCCCCCAGAATCTCGCCAAGATGACGAGATTGATCCCAACTTGGAAGTTTCCGATGCCTTTTTTGAGGATGTGGACGGCTATGACGGGGAGGAAGCCACCGCACCCACCGCGTCGGCGCGGCAAATTCCGCGACCCTCGCGCCAATTGCTGCTGTGGACAAGTGGGGTGGCGATCGTGGTGGTGGTGATTACGGCGATCGTGATGGTGATGCAGGGACAATTTAATCGCACCGGGGAGCCAACGCCGCCGGCTCCGGTGGAATCGGAAGACTAAGATCCGAAGGGGTCGCTAGTGGTATGGCACAGTTAAAATAGTGCTTTGCTGTGGGGTGGGTTAGGCGGCTAAAATTCCGCCATCACTAAAATCCAGCAATCCGCCGTAACCCACCAATCAAGCTGTGCTGTGACACTAGATTGGTGGGCGGTGGGCGATCGCTCGTAGGGTTTGGATGCGGAGGAGTTCGATGCCGGTGGGATGGGGAGCGGCGATCGCTTCAAGCCCTAAGTATAAATGTTCCGCCGCCTCTGGAAGGGTATAGCCGCGCCGTTCCGCCACTTGCAGCGCCGCCGCATCGGCATCCAGGTCACGCTCCGGGCCGTGGTAGTCTCGCCAGGCTCGCCGCAGGGCGATCGCCGTTAATCCCCCCGCCACCACCACCCCGACAGCATTGTGCTGCACCCATTCAAACCCAGCGCCCACGACCCCCAAGGCTACGAGGCCATGAATCCCTTTGACCTGAACCCCGCGTCCCTGGAGTTGCCACGTCACCGCCCGCAACAGCAGCAAATCCCGCTGGCCTTGGGGGAGGGGCAACCACTGGGCAAAATTGAGGGTGATCCTGAAGCGATCGCGCCGCCAAGGATAGGGAAAGGGAGATGCGATCGCTTCAGGCTGGTGCGGTGCGGCTGCGATCGTGATCAACATCCGACCCGATGCGGGCATTAACTCCCGCAAGCGGCGAATCTCGTCTTGAATGTGGGGCACAGTGCTCACTTGCTGTGGCCCCCCACCACGTCGTTTCCTCACGCCATCACCCCGCCGCGTCCACCATGGTCAACGTCGGCGTTAAGGTGGTCACCACCGCCTCCACCTGATCCGCCGCCGCATCCGTGGCCGCCACCATCAAAATCACCACCCGTCCCGGTAATTGACGGGCCACCATCACCCCCTGCATCGGCGTACCACTGCCCCCACTGCCCAATGATCCCGTCCAGGGGAGTCGGGCCGTTTGGTCATCCACCGGCACAAATGCCCCAGCGGCAAACCCTTCCCCAGCTCGAAAGGTATCAATGGCCACCTGCGCCAAACTGCCAGCGTTTAATGCCGCTTCCGTAGCCCGCGGCCGCACCGCCACCGTGTAGGCCAACAGGCCCGCAGGCATAACAACCTCACCATTCTCATCCGTCACCGCCGGCGATTCAAACACCGTCACGCCCGCGACGCTGCTTTGGCTGTAGCCCTGAAGCACGCCCACTTGAAACCCTTGCTCTGGTTCTTGATAGGGGGTCGGAGCGATAGGCAGCGCCGTTGGGGCCGCCGGTGCTACGGATTCCGGTGCTTCAGGCGTTGCGGCAGGATTGGGAACTGGACTGGCGGCGGGATTGGGCACAGGGCTAGCCGCTGGAGTCGGGGCAGGACTGGCGGCTGGGGTGGGTAGCGTCGCCGGCGTGGGACTGGCGGCGGGATTGGGCACAGGGCTAGCCGCTGGAGTTGGGGCAGGACTGGCGGCTGGGGTGGGGGCTTGGGCATAGGCGGCCGGTTGCCAGAGGGAGGGCTGCCACTGCCAACTGATTAAGAGGGCGGCGGTCAAGCCAACTAAGCCGATAAACCATTGGGTGCTGCGTTTCATGGGTGCTGTTTGTAAGGGGCGAAAACAGGAGGGAGGATGGAGCGTTAGCCACCGATGATGTTGGTGGGATCGCCGAGCAGTCCGAAGAAGAGACCAGCCACGGCTCCCGTCATCAACGTGGCGAGGGTGGCTCCCCAGAGGGCTTTAAACCCCAGTTCGGAAATTTCCGATCGCCGCTCCGGGACGAGGGAGGACAGGCCACCGACAAAGATGCCGTAGGAGGCGAGGTGGGCAAACCCGCAGAGGACGTAGCTCACAATCAAGAGGGTGCGATCGCTGATTACACCCGACACGGAGAGACCATTCAACGCTAAATAGGGCGGAATACTGGTTTCAAAGAGGCGTTGACCAATTAACAGCGAAGCCGTCCAGAGGTTTTGCCAATCCAACGCCACCCCCGTCAAAAAAGTCAAAGGCAAGAACAGCATCCCCATTAAATTGCGTAGCGGTTGGGCAAAAAATTGACCGATGAGGGAGTCGTCTCCCGATGCCCCTAACCAGATCGCCAATTGATTGAAGGGCGCATTGAAGAGGGCAATCACCCCCAAAATGGCGATCAACACCGCCGCAATCCCCATGGCCATCTTCACCCCATCGAGAGCACCGACGATCAAGCTATCCATATAGCTGGGTCTCTTCTCGTTTTCGTCCACTTCATCGTCGGGAATATGTCCCATGGTTTCCGGCTCGCCGGTTTCGGGGACGAGCAATTTAGAAATCACAAAACAGGCGGGGATCGTCAGAATCGAGGCGGAGACCAGATGCCCGGCAATGTCGGGAAAGCTGCCCCGTAGAAACCCAGCGTAAAGTCCGAGTACGGAGGAGGCGATCGACCCAAAACAACTGGTGAGGATGGCGCAGAGTTCACTGCGGGTCATTTTGGGTAAAAAGGGTTTGACGGCGATCGCAGATTCAATCCCCACAAAAATATTCGCCGCCCCAGATAAGGATTCCGCGCCGCTAATCTTCATTGTGCGCTGGAAGACGATCGCAAACACTTTCACAATCGGTTGAATCACATTCATTCGGTAGAGCAGCCCCACCAACGCCGCGAAGAAAATAATCTGCGGCAAAGCACGGAACGCCAACACATAGGTAAACCCAGGATTAAGCTGATCCGGGCCGAGGCGATCGCCCGGTACAGGCACATAGCCATTCCCCACCGCCCGCGCAATCCACCGCGCTGCGGCCCCTGGCCCTGCGGTGGGATTCGGATCGGTCGCAAGTAAAGAACTAGGGCCGCCAAAAAGGAACTTCGCCCCCGCTTCCGACGCATCTAAAATCGGGTTAATGATGTTATTGATGCCTGCGATCAGGGTGCTGCCCCCGCCGAAGACTAAAATTCCCACCAAAAGCTGAAGACCAATCCCAAAAATAATCACATTCCACTGCACAACGCGGCGGTTTTCCGACCCCAACCACGCGATCACACAAAAGATCGCAATCCCAAGGGCCGAGAGAAGGTTCAGTGCAAGGTTCACAGTTGTCTATCCTGCTAGGAAATGGGCAATTGTCATGGGGAGGTGGACGATCAACCGGATTCTCTCCGCCGCATGACTCAAGGGGATCATAGTACGATTTGCGAAATCTGAGTATGCGACGTAGGAATCTGTTGCATTCCCAGCCCCTCTTCCTTCGCCAACTGGCCACAACCGGAAAATTCTTCCCGTTGATCCCGCTAGAGAATTGGCTCTGAACCCTGCACCGGGCTGACATGATGCGATCGCACCGCTCCCCAGGAAACCTGATAAGCTGAAGGGGCGTTTAATTTATAAAGTCTGCATGGAAGCGTTCGAGCCTCTCCCTCCCGCCTGGACAGAACCGGCCCTCCACGCCTTAAATTTTCATTGTCCCCGCTGTGGTGCATCCCCTCACCAAGCCCAACGGGTCTGGCTCAATCGTCGCGCTCCGGTGGTGAATGAAGACTATCGGCGCAAGTGGCAAGAGTTTTATCACTGTGAATGTGAGCAAGCCTGGTGGGCCTGGAGTAGCGATCGCCCCCCTTCGGATCTGGCCCAGCGGCACCGCGACCCCGAAGACTAGGGCAGACGAGCCTAAAAACTGTATAGTGGATTGCACGACCGAGAGCCATTGCTGTGTAACCGAATGCAGTTTTCTAAAGTCCTTATTGCCAATCGGGGTGAAATTGCCCTTCGTATTCTCCGCAGTTGTCAAGAACTGGGGATCGCCACCGTGGCTGTCCATTCCACCATTGATGAACACGCCCTCCATGTCCAACTCGCGGACGAAAGCGTCTGTATTGGCCAACCCCCCAGCAGCAAAAGCTATCTCAACATTCCCAACATCATCGCCGCCGCCCTGACCCGCAACGCCACCGCCATTCATCCGGGCTATGGGTTCCTGGCTGAAAATGCCCGTTTCGCTGAAATTTGCGCCGATCATCATATTGCCTTCATTGGCCCCACCCCGGCGGCCATGATGTCCATGGGGGACAAGTCCACGGCTAAATACACAATGCAGCGGGCTGGTGTTCCCACCCTACCGGGTAGCGATGGCCTGCTCAGCGATGAACAACAGGCGATCGCGATCGCTGGCAAGATCGGCTATCCCGTCATTCTCAAAGCCACGGCGGGCGGCGGTGGGCGGGGCATGCGCCTCGTCAACGATGAAAGTGAATTGATCAAAATGTTTCGGGCCGCCCAGGGAGAAGCTGAAGCCGCCTTTGGTAACGCTGGGGTATATTTGGAAAAATTCCTCGAAGCCCCCCGCCATATTGAATTTCAAATCCTTGCCGACAGTTACGGCAACGTTGTCCACCTCGGCGAACGGGATTGCTCCATTCAACGCCGTCACCAAAAACTCCTCGAAGAAGCCCCCAGCCCCGTTTTGACCCAGAAATTACGCAAAAAAATGGGCACAGCAGCAGTACGGGCGGCCCAGTCGATTCAATATGTGGGGGCGGGAACGGTGGAATTTCTCCTCGATAAAACGGGGGAATTTTATTTTATGGAAATGAACACCCGGATTCAGGTGGAACATCCCGTTACGGAAATGGTGACCGGGTTGGACTTGATTACCGAACAGATTCGGATTGCTCAGGGCGATCGCCTCACCTTTTCCCAAGCCGATGTGCAACTCAAGGGCCACGCGATCGAATGTCGGATCAACGCCGAAGATCCCGCCCATAATTTCCGCCCCCATCCCGGCCGAATCACCGCCTACCTGCCTCCTGGCGGCCCCGGTGTGCGCATGGATTCCCATGTCTATACCGATTACGAAATTCCCCCCTACTACGATTCCCTGATTGGTAAATTAATCGTCTGGGGCCCCGATCGCGCCACGGCGATTACGCGGATGCGCCGAGCCTTACGGGAATGTGCCATTACCGGCATTCCCACCACGATTAGTTTTCACGAGCGGATCTTAACCACGCCCGCCTTCTTGAGTGGCGAGGTCTACACCAATTTCATCGCCCAGCACATGCAATAGATCACGATCAATCACTAGGATGAAACAAGGTTACGAATTCCGGATTAGGAGGTCAGTGTGAATCAAATTGCCCAATGGAATTTATCCGGCATTGGCTGTAGTTTGCTGATTTTGCTTGGGGTGATGGGTCTCAGCGCGGTGGGGTTGGGGTGGATTGTGAATGGGATTTTCCTGGCGGTGTTTTTGTTGGCCCTGCTGCCGGTGGTGGCGGTGTATGGGCTGCGCTGGTGGGTGAAGCGGAATGTGGTGGAAGATCAATGCCCGATGTGTGGCCACGCCTTTGCCGCGTTGAATCAGGTGGCGTTTAATTGCCCGAACTGTAGTGAAGCCCTCCAGATTAAGGATGGGCGGTTTGTGCGGATCACGCCACCGGGCACGATTGATGTGGATGCGGTGGAAGTGGATGTGCAGGTGTTAGAAGACTAGGAAGCGCGATCGCTGTGCGCCATCCGCAGCGGTGGTCGTCCTGAATGTTCCCAGAGTGACGCGAAAACCTGAATAATGGGAGTAGGGGGTGCAGTCAACAAGTCCACGAAACCAAAGGTCACTCACAGGGCATTATGGGTTTTTCTGGAGACGTTCGTACACCATGCAATGCGGCAACTTCGCTACAGTCGTTTTTTGAGTTGTCGGTAGATTTAATGTGTGTGCGCCACGAGGATGGCTATTTTGGGGAATTGAATCACCTGTGGCAAGATCTACTGGGATGGACACCGGTGGAACTCCGCCAACAGCCTTGGCTGGACTGGATTCACCCGGATGACCTCGAAAGCACCCTCGCCGCTGAGCAACGCTGTCACCAGTCCCAACGCACAACCCCTGTGGACTATAAAAACCGCTTTCGCCATCGTAACGGTAGTTATCGGTGGTTATCGTGGCGGGTGTCGCCCTATCGGGACGGGGTGAGTGTGGCGATCGCTCAAGATGTGACCGAAATCCAATGGCATCAGCGGGGGATCTATCAAAGTGGTGTCCAGGCGGCGTTATATTTGCGGGATCAAGCGATCGCCGCGAGTCGAGTCGGGATTGTGATCGCCGATGCTCGGCTCCCTGATATGCCGCTGATCTA
Coding sequences within:
- a CDS encoding methyl-accepting chemotaxis protein, with product MKTPYHAQETMSTINNATAFQKQLSGFKVRTWIIGGYAIPIGLSILSAIAVFYNVQIVRTKETEVTRSINTSEYISLIGFEVQTLSRTTRGYLLDANSLSKQSYEEASATITETIPKLQDLVLDDQQQQTFDQLVKDISALEQINRTLFQIVDRGQTDLAIETWKTQRGREQIEAISRSLEDFNSREEAIVDANMTQQRETLNFLLWVVVLSAIMSILIASGAASWIIYNITKRLNDAANSLASSTTEIASTVEQQERTASQQAASVSETTTTMDELGASSRQSSQQAEAATDAAQRALHLSDGGTQAVDQTLAGITVLRDKVSAIAEQILHLSEQTGQIGNISQLVSDLANQTNMLALNAAVEAVRAGEHGKGFSVVASEIRKLADQSKQSAQKINDLVTDIQHAINSTVMVTDEGTKTVEVSVQSTQKTADAFAGVADAVNNVVLNNQQISLNIKQQSTAIEQVVQAMNSINQGAKETANGIRQTKTGTEQLKQAAQLLKEMV
- a CDS encoding SPFH domain-containing protein, yielding MPTFLLLLALALGGSTVAGSVRIVNEKHEALVESLGSYKRKLTPGLNFMMPFIDKVVYQETTREKVLDIPPQSCITKDNVSISADAVVYWKIVNMEKAYYRVENLHKAMANLVLTQIRSEMGKLELDQTFTARSEINEILLRELDISTDPWGVKVLRVELRDITPSKAVQDSMELQMAAERRKRASVLTSEGDRDAAINSAQGKAEALLLDAEAQKKAAVLNAEADAQKEVLKAQATAKAMDIIITKLRSDPNARDALQFILAQDYLTMGKIVGSSESSKIMFMDPSSIVSTLEGMRSVMGEYPHEAKGNAMEQWS
- a CDS encoding NfeD family protein, which codes for MELFFPTAFIEFMMGVAALLVGVMSLVVPVFGLQILTWLALTTAGILLSRRMFTPKQRSRLVLEESRDGRTLTEIPPGEAGRVLCDGNSWQARCEDEAIAIPPNTKVFILRREGNTLIILPTSVIQP
- a CDS encoding PP2C family protein-serine/threonine phosphatase; its protein translation is MTRSSLSPHPYLWAVGPVAGKLTAPNVVEGRYKVILPHIWQDIYPEQRPTLPDPIPASVLPYLKLHPLRLYLPEVYGTCQVGGQTVLLLHHGAIDRHGQPLPSLRSAWPTAHPLRQGEWVWQALSLWSALAVQGVAASVVDLDNLCVEGGRLRLQGLIPKTATLGDWAEAWSTLLTTAQAAIAPPLENIFTILAQPNPSLPVAQTALNQLLIEQAAELPLSIQVASATDPGTPDRINEDRYYPTAGEIKGQNHDHLLLVCDGIGGHDGGAIASQMAVQSLRLQVQALLQEIVEDPEIMAPDVVADQLTTLIRIANNVICSRNDQQGRAARQRMATTLTLALQLPQQIDTPDRRGTSHELYLAHVGDSRAYWITEQACHCLTVDDDIAGREIRLGRSFPVEAWHRPDAGALTQALGTRPADKIHPTIQRFLIDEDGILLLCSDGLSDRRLVERCWRDVVPAVLEGEMSLKAAVDFWLQLGRQRNGHDNVTVVAALYRVTESEAIAPDPSPATPAPDFPAELNPAAWEIPPHSATEGETEHPAEPVPPDAFVPDLQAAGDSFNSMEELRVALDEPALPAAMPDEHSPEPPPAAASPSPSPHYPFASPPPESRQDDEIDPNLEVSDAFFEDVDGYDGEEATAPTASARQIPRPSRQLLLWTSGVAIVVVVITAIVMVMQGQFNRTGEPTPPAPVESED
- a CDS encoding DUF3318 domain-containing protein, with the translated sequence MSTVPHIQDEIRRLRELMPASGRMLITIAAAPHQPEAIASPFPYPWRRDRFRITLNFAQWLPLPQGQRDLLLLRAVTWQLQGRGVQVKGIHGLVALGVVGAGFEWVQHNAVGVVVAGGLTAIALRRAWRDYHGPERDLDADAAALQVAERRGYTLPEAAEHLYLGLEAIAAPHPTGIELLRIQTLRAIAHRPPI
- a CDS encoding NupC/NupG family nucleoside CNT transporter, which codes for MNLALNLLSALGIAIFCVIAWLGSENRRVVQWNVIIFGIGLQLLVGILVFGGGSTLIAGINNIINPILDASEAGAKFLFGGPSSLLATDPNPTAGPGAAARWIARAVGNGYVPVPGDRLGPDQLNPGFTYVLAFRALPQIIFFAALVGLLYRMNVIQPIVKVFAIVFQRTMKISGAESLSGAANIFVGIESAIAVKPFLPKMTRSELCAILTSCFGSIASSVLGLYAGFLRGSFPDIAGHLVSASILTIPACFVISKLLVPETGEPETMGHIPDDEVDENEKRPSYMDSLIVGALDGVKMAMGIAAVLIAILGVIALFNAPFNQLAIWLGASGDDSLIGQFFAQPLRNLMGMLFLPLTFLTGVALDWQNLWTASLLIGQRLFETSIPPYLALNGLSVSGVISDRTLLIVSYVLCGFAHLASYGIFVGGLSSLVPERRSEISELGFKALWGATLATLMTGAVAGLFFGLLGDPTNIIGG
- the accC gene encoding acetyl-CoA carboxylase biotin carboxylase subunit yields the protein MQFSKVLIANRGEIALRILRSCQELGIATVAVHSTIDEHALHVQLADESVCIGQPPSSKSYLNIPNIIAAALTRNATAIHPGYGFLAENARFAEICADHHIAFIGPTPAAMMSMGDKSTAKYTMQRAGVPTLPGSDGLLSDEQQAIAIAGKIGYPVILKATAGGGGRGMRLVNDESELIKMFRAAQGEAEAAFGNAGVYLEKFLEAPRHIEFQILADSYGNVVHLGERDCSIQRRHQKLLEEAPSPVLTQKLRKKMGTAAVRAAQSIQYVGAGTVEFLLDKTGEFYFMEMNTRIQVEHPVTEMVTGLDLITEQIRIAQGDRLTFSQADVQLKGHAIECRINAEDPAHNFRPHPGRITAYLPPGGPGVRMDSHVYTDYEIPPYYDSLIGKLIVWGPDRATAITRMRRALRECAITGIPTTISFHERILTTPAFLSGEVYTNFIAQHMQ